The bacterium genome has a window encoding:
- a CDS encoding nitronate monooxygenase family protein yields the protein MKIPKLQIGSLSANIPIVQGGMGVRVSLASLASAVANEGGIGTISSIGLGDLDDSKQEYERISREALVREIRKARSMTDGHLAVNFMGALSNVDDLIKTAVQEGIKMIVFGAGLPTKLPALVQDTSVNLVPIISSARVAEFILRTWDKRYERTANALILEGPLAGGHLGFSEEQLKHPEDHSLEKLLPEVMETIKPYEDKYGRKIPVITGGGIYNGKDIARMLSLGASGVQMGTRFVCTEECDVSREFKQAYLDAKEEDIVIIKSPVGMPGRAINNRFLKDLEVKGKLKIKCPYRCLTVCRVDKARYCIALALVNSYFGDVDHGLIFCGQNAYRVDKITTVKELIQELLSELKEA from the coding sequence ATGAAAATTCCTAAACTTCAAATAGGTAGTTTATCCGCAAATATCCCTATTGTTCAGGGAGGTATGGGTGTCAGGGTTTCTCTTGCTTCGCTGGCTTCAGCGGTAGCAAACGAAGGCGGCATTGGCACCATCTCCAGTATTGGTCTGGGGGATTTAGATGATTCAAAACAGGAATATGAAAGAATATCACGAGAGGCGCTTGTAAGGGAGATCCGTAAAGCCAGGAGTATGACAGATGGCCACCTCGCAGTAAACTTCATGGGTGCGCTCAGCAACGTAGACGATCTGATTAAAACCGCAGTACAGGAAGGAATTAAAATGATTGTATTCGGCGCCGGATTGCCAACTAAACTTCCGGCTTTAGTCCAGGATACCAGTGTAAATCTTGTGCCCATCATCAGTTCTGCCAGAGTTGCAGAATTTATCCTGCGGACCTGGGACAAACGGTATGAAAGAACCGCTAATGCACTGATTCTGGAAGGGCCGCTGGCAGGGGGACATCTCGGTTTTTCAGAAGAGCAGCTGAAACATCCGGAGGACCACTCCCTCGAAAAACTTCTGCCTGAAGTCATGGAAACGATTAAACCCTATGAGGATAAATATGGAAGGAAAATTCCCGTTATAACCGGAGGGGGCATTTATAACGGAAAAGATATTGCGCGAATGCTTTCCCTGGGCGCTTCAGGTGTTCAGATGGGAACCCGTTTTGTCTGTACCGAAGAATGTGATGTGTCCCGCGAATTCAAGCAAGCTTATCTGGATGCCAAAGAAGAGGACATTGTTATCATTAAAAGTCCTGTTGGTATGCCTGGACGGGCGATAAATAACCGTTTTTTAAAGGATCTTGAGGTTAAAGGAAAACTGAAGATAAAGTGTCCCTATAGATGTCTTACAGTCTGTCGAGTCGACAAAGCGCGATATTGTATTGCACTGGCTCTTGTGAATTCCTATTTTGGTGATGTAGACCACGGCCTCATTTTCTGCGGGCAGAATGCGTATCGTGTTGATAAGATTACAACTGTTAAAGAACTCATTCAGGAACTTCTATCCGAACTCAAAGAAGCATAA